In Paenibacillus sp. FSL R7-0345, a single window of DNA contains:
- a CDS encoding glycosyltransferase family 2 protein, whose amino-acid sequence MKARYSVVVPMYNEEEVIQHTYERLKKVMDECGDSYELVFVNDGSRDRTAEIMRGISSRDEHVKLIDFSRNFGHQIAITAGMDYAEGQAVVVIDADLQDPPEVILQMIAKWKEGYEVVYAKRLKRHGETLFKKVTAKLFYRLLSSMTSVEIPTDTGDFRLIDRKVCDVLRGLKEKNRYVRGLVSWVGFRQTMVEYVREERFAGETKYPLKKMVRFALDGITSFSHKPLKIASYIGFFLAFSSFLYLFFILFQKLFTTWAVPGWTSIVGVNLLFNGIVLMLLGVIGEYIGRIYDESKDRPLYIVRETKGYGDEEYPDKREGKRYER is encoded by the coding sequence GTGAAAGCCAGATACAGTGTAGTTGTCCCGATGTACAATGAGGAGGAGGTCATTCAGCATACGTATGAGCGTCTGAAAAAGGTTATGGACGAATGCGGTGATTCCTACGAGCTGGTCTTCGTTAATGATGGCAGCCGTGACCGTACGGCTGAGATTATGCGCGGGATCAGCAGCCGTGACGAGCATGTTAAGCTGATTGACTTCTCGCGCAATTTCGGACATCAGATCGCAATTACCGCCGGGATGGACTATGCTGAAGGGCAGGCGGTGGTGGTTATCGATGCCGATCTTCAGGACCCGCCTGAGGTTATTCTGCAGATGATCGCAAAATGGAAGGAAGGCTATGAAGTAGTCTATGCCAAGCGGCTTAAGCGCCACGGGGAGACACTGTTCAAAAAGGTGACCGCCAAGCTCTTTTACCGTCTGCTGAGCAGTATGACAAGCGTTGAGATTCCTACTGATACCGGCGATTTCCGGCTGATTGACCGCAAGGTCTGTGATGTTCTGAGAGGGCTTAAGGAGAAGAACCGGTATGTCCGGGGACTTGTAAGCTGGGTAGGCTTCCGTCAGACGATGGTCGAGTATGTGCGGGAGGAGCGTTTTGCCGGTGAAACGAAATATCCGCTGAAGAAAATGGTCCGGTTTGCCTTGGACGGGATCACCTCCTTTTCACATAAGCCGCTCAAAATTGCATCCTACATTGGCTTTTTCCTGGCCTTTTCAAGCTTTTTATATCTGTTCTTCATCCTATTCCAAAAGCTGTTCACAACGTGGGCGGTTCCCGGGTGGACTTCCATTGTGGGCGTCAATCTGCTCTTCAATGGCATCGTGCTGATGCTGCTGGGGGTAATCGGTGAATATATCGGGCGGATCTACGATGAATCCAAGGACCGGCCGCTGTACATTGTACGGGAGACCAAAGGGTACGGGGATGAGGAGTATCCTGACAAGCGGGAAGGCAAGCGTTATGAGCGGTAA
- a CDS encoding GtrA family protein — translation MSGKKLNAGFIQFLKFNAVGLLNTLIDFAVFTLLHSLGMMNAPAQVISYSAGTANSFFWNKKVTFSDRAAAKDGSDRLQLVRFIILNLAVLGISVLLMHFLTDSFGVQVLIAKVLVTFVTVLINFFGSRLWVF, via the coding sequence ATGAGCGGTAAAAAGCTGAATGCGGGCTTTATCCAGTTCCTAAAATTCAACGCCGTAGGTTTGCTTAATACATTAATCGATTTTGCAGTATTTACACTACTGCACTCGCTGGGGATGATGAATGCTCCGGCGCAGGTTATTTCTTATAGTGCGGGGACAGCGAACAGTTTTTTTTGGAACAAGAAGGTGACCTTCAGTGACCGGGCGGCAGCTAAGGACGGTTCCGACCGGCTCCAGCTGGTGAGGTTTATCATCCTCAATCTGGCAGTGCTCGGCATTTCAGTACTGCTGATGCATTTTCTGACTGACAGCTTCGGGGTTCAGGTGCTTATAGCCAAGGTGCTGGTTACGTTTGTTACGGTGCTTATCAACTTTTTCGGAAGCCGGTTGTGGGTGTTCTAG
- a CDS encoding class D sortase, with product MRKFSYLIILAGVLIMLYPKANEWYNDKQQAKLLEEVEQAYSELTPAAEPDLQKPYAEVTQLLAEESEQEEEVQPAAEPAEEIAVGGKITGIITIDRIDLKLPVLEGATKANMKHAAAHMKETAPLGEVGNAAIAAHRSRTAGRLFNRLDEVKIGDTIKIKTSAEEYQYEVYDISIVEPTDVSVLNGNDKDKILTLITCDPLVNPTHRLIIHAKLS from the coding sequence ATGCGCAAGTTTTCCTATCTAATTATATTGGCGGGCGTCCTTATTATGCTGTATCCGAAAGCGAATGAATGGTACAACGACAAGCAGCAGGCGAAACTGCTGGAGGAAGTAGAACAAGCCTACAGTGAGCTTACTCCGGCAGCTGAACCGGATCTGCAAAAGCCCTATGCTGAGGTGACCCAGCTGTTGGCCGAGGAGTCGGAACAGGAGGAAGAGGTCCAGCCAGCGGCTGAGCCGGCTGAAGAGATCGCAGTTGGCGGCAAAATCACCGGGATCATCACGATTGACCGGATCGATCTGAAGCTGCCTGTACTTGAAGGTGCGACAAAAGCGAATATGAAGCATGCTGCCGCCCATATGAAGGAGACAGCTCCGCTGGGTGAGGTGGGGAATGCAGCTATAGCAGCGCACAGATCCAGAACGGCCGGCCGGCTTTTTAACAGGCTGGATGAAGTGAAGATTGGAGATACAATCAAGATTAAGACAAGCGCAGAGGAGTATCAGTACGAAGTTTATGATATCTCTATTGTAGAACCGACGGACGTGTCGGTGCTGAACGGCAATGATAAGGACAAAATCCTCACTTTAATTACCTGCGATCCGCTTGTTAATCCGACTCACCGGCTGATTATTCATGCAAAGCTATCTTAG
- a CDS encoding transglutaminase-like domain-containing protein, with translation MKKFYFMLLTLFVVVTSVQTSTASAATADSSWLNTSKLDQGVVAVSYDVPADKRIKVMITKGGNSYTYNLYASQSTESFPLQQGNGTYKVSVLENTTGNKYKVVTSEDVELNLSNANAVYLSSVQNVKWTSSDKAVLKAKQLTQGLTTDEAKVKAIYNYIVANVKYDNTLATTVTQDYIPNNDNTLLSKKGICYDYASLFATMLRSEGIPTKLVMGNTSYVSTYHAWNEVLLNGKWVTIDTTVDAGLAKNNKDVGLTKVASKYSAAKFY, from the coding sequence ATGAAAAAATTTTACTTCATGCTGTTAACATTATTCGTAGTTGTCACTTCCGTTCAGACAAGCACTGCTTCAGCTGCTACTGCAGACTCAAGCTGGTTGAATACTTCCAAGCTCGATCAGGGCGTTGTTGCAGTATCCTATGATGTACCTGCTGACAAACGCATCAAAGTTATGATCACCAAGGGCGGTAACAGCTACACTTACAACCTGTATGCTTCCCAGTCGACAGAATCCTTCCCGCTGCAACAAGGCAACGGCACTTATAAAGTATCTGTTCTTGAGAACACAACCGGCAACAAATACAAAGTAGTAACTTCCGAAGATGTTGAGCTTAACCTTAGCAATGCTAACGCTGTATACTTGAGCTCCGTACAGAACGTTAAATGGACCTCTTCCGATAAAGCCGTACTGAAAGCTAAACAGCTTACACAAGGTCTGACTACAGACGAAGCTAAAGTAAAAGCGATTTATAACTACATCGTAGCAAATGTTAAATATGACAACACACTGGCTACAACAGTAACGCAGGACTATATTCCTAATAACGACAATACATTGCTCTCCAAAAAGGGCATTTGCTATGACTATGCTTCCCTGTTCGCCACTATGCTTCGCAGTGAAGGCATCCCTACTAAATTGGTAATGGGTAACACCAGCTATGTTTCGACATACCACGCCTGGAACGAAGTTCTGCTGAACGGCAAATGGGTAACAATCGATACTACTGTTGATGCAGGTCTGGCTAAGAACAATAAAGATGTTGGCCTTACTAAAGTAGCAAGCAAATATAGCGCTGCTAAATTCTACTAA
- a CDS encoding acyl-ACP thioesterase domain-containing protein produces MNEIGNLLWIEDFSVQASDTDFRSKGKSSFILDIMQRAADTAVNNLGLSMDKMLEAGMGWMVITMDLDINRLPLPNETLTVHTWSKGTKGALWQRDYRIFDQNKLELASARSIWALVDIEKRRILRPSALPVAVEPYLEDSVGPIPQKVMIPADLILQEAYRYQVKYSGLDNNGHLNNARYVDICCDALTLEEWTELELTGLQITYAQEAKYGEEFSILRSSHTDEGIYVRGQGEDKIFFEACLKFAK; encoded by the coding sequence ATGAACGAAATAGGCAATTTATTGTGGATAGAGGATTTTTCTGTACAGGCAAGTGATACAGATTTCCGTTCCAAAGGTAAATCGTCCTTTATTCTTGATATCATGCAGCGGGCTGCGGACACAGCTGTTAATAATTTGGGGTTAAGTATGGATAAAATGCTGGAAGCGGGAATGGGCTGGATGGTCATTACGATGGATCTGGACATCAATCGTTTACCTTTGCCGAATGAGACTCTTACTGTACATACTTGGAGTAAAGGGACTAAAGGGGCCCTCTGGCAGCGGGACTACAGAATTTTTGATCAGAACAAGCTGGAACTCGCCTCAGCACGCTCCATTTGGGCCTTAGTAGATATCGAGAAACGCAGAATTCTCCGCCCGTCGGCGTTACCGGTTGCTGTAGAGCCTTATCTTGAAGATTCAGTAGGGCCCATACCGCAGAAGGTAATGATACCTGCCGACCTGATTTTACAGGAAGCTTATCGTTATCAGGTGAAGTACAGCGGGCTGGATAATAACGGCCATTTGAACAATGCACGCTATGTGGATATCTGCTGTGATGCATTGACACTGGAGGAGTGGACAGAACTAGAGCTCACCGGTCTGCAGATTACTTATGCACAAGAAGCCAAGTATGGTGAGGAGTTCAGTATTTTGAGATCCTCTCACACCGATGAGGGGATTTATGTGCGGGGTCAGGGTGAAGATAAAATATTTTTTGAAGCCTGCCTAAAGTTTGCAAAGTAA